From a region of the Cenarchaeum symbiont of Oopsacas minuta genome:
- a CDS encoding formyl transferase domain-containing protein has protein sequence MKKTRIGITVVGKDREGTVAAFTNMIFNEGGNVEKISQNVVKGVFGMYLEASFVKKNSNLENHMNTLAKKFKMDTSAHYETSERKNVAIFVTKESHCLDAILNVRKNLKCNISVIIGTEKTLAPKAKKAGVPFILISDREQEKAELNIITTCKKYAIDLILLARYMRILTPNFVWRYPNRIINIHPSLLPAFPGAAAYTQAFERGTKMVGVTAHYVTENLDQGPIILQNSFNVKPEDALEIIKKRGQKLEAVTLLNATKLHINGKTDVRWRKVHIKK, from the coding sequence ATGAAAAAAACCCGTATTGGGATAACAGTGGTGGGTAAGGATCGCGAAGGCACCGTTGCCGCCTTTACAAACATGATCTTTAACGAAGGAGGAAACGTGGAAAAAATTAGTCAAAATGTAGTAAAAGGCGTGTTTGGAATGTATCTAGAAGCATCATTTGTCAAAAAAAACTCAAATTTAGAAAACCACATGAATACTCTAGCAAAAAAATTCAAGATGGATACTAGTGCACATTATGAGACAAGCGAAAGAAAAAACGTTGCAATTTTTGTTACAAAGGAATCACACTGCCTAGATGCAATATTAAATGTGCGCAAAAATCTAAAATGCAACATATCTGTAATAATCGGAACCGAGAAAACCCTTGCTCCAAAAGCCAAAAAAGCTGGCGTGCCTTTTATTCTGATATCTGATCGTGAACAAGAAAAAGCAGAATTGAATATAATTACCACATGTAAAAAATATGCAATTGATTTGATATTATTAGCAAGGTACATGCGCATACTAACACCAAACTTTGTTTGGAGATATCCAAACAGAATAATCAATATACACCCGTCGCTTCTTCCAGCGTTTCCTGGTGCTGCAGCATACACGCAAGCTTTTGAGAGAGGAACAAAAATGGTCGGTGTTACAGCCCACTATGTTACCGAGAATCTAGATCAAGGTCCAATAATACTCCAAAATTCATTCAATGTCAAACCCGAGGATGCACTAGAGATTATAAAAAAACGTGGTCAGAAACTCGAAGCTGTTACACTTTTGAATGCAACAAAACTTCACATAAATGGAAAAACTGATGTTCGGTGGAGAAAGGTTCATATCAAAAAATGA
- a CDS encoding phosphoglucosamine mutase has protein sequence MKLSKPTTSPIVYTMDTHKFRVYIAIRMTRLFGTNGIRGVFGKDMSLEFVHDISLSLAIHFGKGPVLVGYDGRNSGPAMTKMVCSALNFAGLDCNLAGLVPTPCLEFAVKKLGYAWGIMITASHNPPEYNGIKPISSNGTEISRQDELDVESVYYDRIKPLKSAKWGETNKEKRTVDAYIKGITSLVNSAHIKKQNLSIVLDMGNGAQIVTAKILCENLDCKTFTINGDIDGSFSGRGSEPTPENLQELSIAVKKHHADLGVAFDGDGDRSMFCDELGNILTGDQSALLFTEYILEKNPGSTVVTCLNSSNAIEELASRTKSPIIRTNVGSVEVTQRMLQENALVGFEENGGYMYGPHNPVRDGAMMTALALEMIATSGRTISQRIQSLPESFTGKRKVACDSNNAKSLLDALSKEYPDADTTDGIKMSFGDEKWVMVRPSGTEPIVRVYAEATSEEELVDLLSKYVNKIRSTLSDNTFNTNTEQFEDGNNIHR, from the coding sequence TTGAAATTATCAAAACCAACTACTAGTCCAATAGTTTACACAATGGATACCCACAAATTTAGAGTGTATATTGCTATACGCATGACCCGTCTCTTTGGAACAAACGGCATACGCGGCGTCTTTGGTAAAGATATGAGTCTTGAATTCGTACACGATATCTCTCTCTCATTGGCTATACACTTTGGCAAAGGACCTGTCCTAGTTGGATACGATGGCAGAAATTCTGGACCAGCAATGACAAAGATGGTATGCTCGGCGTTAAACTTTGCCGGTTTGGACTGTAATCTTGCTGGACTAGTGCCCACACCGTGTTTGGAATTTGCCGTCAAAAAATTAGGATATGCTTGGGGAATAATGATAACTGCATCGCATAATCCTCCAGAATACAATGGCATAAAACCAATAAGCTCTAATGGCACAGAGATATCGCGTCAGGATGAACTAGATGTGGAATCTGTATATTATGATAGAATAAAGCCCTTGAAATCTGCTAAATGGGGAGAGACCAACAAAGAAAAAAGAACAGTCGATGCATATATCAAAGGAATAACATCTTTGGTTAATTCTGCACATATAAAAAAACAAAACTTGTCCATCGTATTGGATATGGGAAACGGAGCACAGATAGTCACTGCAAAGATCCTATGTGAAAATCTTGACTGTAAAACTTTTACGATAAATGGAGATATTGATGGATCTTTTTCTGGAAGAGGATCAGAGCCGACTCCTGAGAATCTTCAAGAACTATCTATTGCGGTAAAAAAACATCATGCTGATTTGGGAGTTGCATTTGATGGCGATGGTGATCGTAGCATGTTTTGTGATGAACTCGGAAACATATTAACTGGTGATCAGTCGGCATTACTTTTTACAGAATATATTTTAGAAAAAAATCCTGGCTCTACCGTAGTGACATGTCTAAACTCTAGCAATGCTATAGAAGAGCTTGCATCAAGGACAAAGTCGCCCATAATACGAACAAATGTAGGCAGTGTCGAGGTTACACAGCGAATGCTACAAGAGAATGCACTTGTAGGATTTGAAGAAAACGGTGGATACATGTACGGTCCACATAATCCGGTTCGGGATGGGGCAATGATGACCGCATTAGCACTAGAGATGATTGCCACAAGTGGAAGAACCATCTCGCAGCGAATACAGTCGTTACCAGAATCGTTTACTGGTAAACGCAAGGTCGCATGTGATAGCAATAATGCTAAATCCCTCTTGGATGCACTCTCAAAAGAGTACCCTGACGCAGACACAACTGATGGTATAAAGATGAGCTTTGGCGATGAAAAATGGGTTATGGTGCGCCCTAGTGGAACAGAACCTATTGTACGCGTCTATGCAGAGGCCACATCAGAGGAGGAACTTGTCGACTTGCTCTCAAAATATGTAAACAAAATAAGATCAACCCTATCCGATAACACTTTTAATACCAATACAGAACAGTTTGAAGATGGAAATAACATACACAGGTGA